The Halomonas sp. KG2 genome contains a region encoding:
- the paaA gene encoding 1,2-phenylacetyl-CoA epoxidase subunit A, protein MYAQLVETGSNKLKTLDEMGPEERQFQERINDEIKIEPKNWMPDDYRKTLIRQISQHAHSEIVGMLPEGNWLTRAPTLKRKLQLMAKIQDEAGHGLYLYSAMETLGADRDEEIDKLHDGRAKYSSIFNYPTLNWADMGTIGWLVDGAAIVNQVPLQRTSYGPYARAMVRVCKEESFHQRQGYQILLTMMQEGTDDQKAMVQDSINRFWWPSLMMFGPSDENSPNSAQSMAWKIKRHSNDELRQRFLDQTVPQLELLGCTAPDPDLKYNQETGHYEFGEIDWQEFFDVVKGNGPCNRERIEARRSAIDNGAWVREAAVAYAAKRQRKAA, encoded by the coding sequence ATGTACGCGCAGCTCGTTGAAACCGGTTCTAACAAACTCAAAACGCTTGATGAGATGGGCCCTGAGGAACGCCAGTTCCAGGAGCGCATCAATGATGAAATTAAAATAGAACCCAAGAATTGGATGCCGGACGACTATCGCAAGACGTTGATCCGTCAGATCTCTCAACACGCGCACTCCGAGATCGTCGGTATGCTTCCGGAAGGTAACTGGCTGACACGTGCGCCGACCCTTAAGCGCAAGCTGCAGCTAATGGCCAAGATTCAGGATGAGGCGGGTCATGGCCTGTACCTCTATAGCGCCATGGAAACTCTGGGTGCCGACCGCGACGAAGAGATCGACAAGCTTCACGATGGCCGCGCCAAGTACTCCAGTATCTTCAACTACCCAACGCTCAACTGGGCGGACATGGGCACCATCGGCTGGCTGGTCGACGGCGCAGCCATCGTCAATCAGGTACCGCTACAGCGCACCTCTTACGGCCCCTACGCGCGCGCCATGGTTCGCGTGTGCAAGGAAGAGAGCTTCCATCAGCGCCAGGGTTATCAAATTCTGTTGACCATGATGCAAGAGGGCACTGACGACCAGAAAGCCATGGTGCAGGACTCCATCAATCGCTTCTGGTGGCCATCGCTAATGATGTTCGGGCCATCTGACGAGAACTCACCCAACAGCGCCCAATCGATGGCCTGGAAGATCAAGCGCCACAGCAACGATGAGCTGCGCCAGCGCTTCCTCGACCAAACCGTACCGCAGCTAGAGCTGCTGGGCTGCACCGCCCCAGACCCGGATCTCAAATATAACCAAGAGACCGGTCACTACGAGTTCGGTGAAATCGACTGGCAGGAATTTTTCGACGTCGTGAAAGGCAACGGCCCCTGCAACCGCGAGCGCATCGAAGCACGTCGCAGTGCCATCGATAACGGTGCCTGGGTGCGTGAAGCCGCCGTGGCTTATGCCGCCAAACGTCAACGCAAAGCCGCCTGA
- the paaN gene encoding phenylacetic acid degradation protein PaaN has product MTQSAQQMFDLHRETLNQAVGAISRRDFWTPYPESMRKYPEDAVKAAPSRFESLLNQPFTLNSVGSTQQVGGEVSPYGFELGITYDQPNPDELIAAMQVAMRDWRDAGAEARVGVCLEILSRLNTMSPEIAQAVMHTSGQGPLMAFQAGGPHAQDRGLEAVAHAWQAMAQIPATAKWVKPQGKHEPIVMDKRFHIVPRGISLVVACSTFPTWNTYPGLFASLATGNPVIVKPHPGAILPVAITTRVAQQVLEEAGFDPCLVSLAPDTVDAPLTKTLALDPAVKLIDFTGSNAFGDWLIENATQAQVFAEKAGVNTVIIDSVENLKAVTANLAFSLSLYSGQMCTTPQAIYVPRNGIATADGPLSFDDVAAALAKAVQAFLSDNDRACTVLGALQSRETQARIDACRDLGDIALDSEPRAHAQFPDARIHTPLILKVDAEQKATYSEERFGPISFVIATENTAHSIKLAREVIREKGAITLGAYTTDETVANQLEELAMEVATPLSLNLDGGIFVNQSAAFSDFHATGGNPAANASLCNQAFVANRFVVVQSRRHGQQN; this is encoded by the coding sequence ATGACGCAATCAGCGCAGCAGATGTTTGACCTTCACCGTGAGACTCTTAACCAGGCTGTCGGCGCCATCTCTAGGCGTGATTTTTGGACACCCTACCCAGAAAGCATGCGCAAATACCCGGAAGATGCCGTTAAAGCGGCACCATCGAGATTTGAGTCACTGCTCAATCAACCATTCACGCTTAATAGTGTGGGCAGCACCCAGCAGGTGGGGGGCGAAGTGTCACCCTATGGGTTTGAACTTGGCATTACTTATGACCAGCCAAACCCCGACGAGCTGATAGCGGCCATGCAAGTCGCAATGCGTGACTGGCGGGATGCCGGGGCTGAGGCGCGTGTAGGGGTATGTCTGGAAATCCTGTCACGGCTAAATACCATGAGCCCGGAGATCGCCCAGGCGGTGATGCATACTAGCGGCCAGGGGCCGTTAATGGCGTTTCAGGCGGGTGGGCCGCATGCCCAAGATCGCGGACTTGAAGCCGTGGCCCATGCCTGGCAGGCGATGGCGCAGATTCCCGCTACCGCAAAATGGGTTAAGCCTCAGGGCAAGCATGAACCTATCGTGATGGATAAGCGTTTTCACATCGTGCCGCGCGGTATCTCGCTGGTAGTGGCTTGTTCTACTTTCCCCACCTGGAACACTTATCCCGGCTTGTTTGCCAGTCTGGCGACAGGCAACCCGGTCATTGTTAAACCGCATCCTGGCGCTATTCTGCCAGTGGCGATAACCACACGGGTTGCTCAGCAGGTGCTTGAAGAAGCGGGCTTTGATCCCTGTCTAGTGAGTTTAGCTCCCGACACTGTGGATGCACCGCTGACGAAAACGCTGGCGCTTGATCCTGCGGTCAAGTTGATCGATTTCACCGGCTCCAATGCTTTTGGCGATTGGCTGATAGAGAACGCCACTCAGGCTCAGGTGTTCGCTGAGAAAGCCGGTGTCAACACGGTCATTATCGACAGCGTGGAAAACCTCAAAGCGGTCACAGCGAACCTAGCTTTCTCGCTGAGCCTCTATTCCGGACAGATGTGTACGACCCCTCAGGCTATTTATGTACCCAGAAACGGTATTGCAACAGCAGATGGCCCGTTAAGTTTTGACGACGTGGCGGCAGCACTTGCCAAAGCTGTCCAAGCGTTTCTGAGCGACAACGACCGCGCCTGCACGGTGCTGGGTGCCCTCCAGTCGCGGGAGACGCAAGCACGCATTGATGCGTGCCGTGACTTGGGCGACATAGCGTTGGATAGCGAGCCGCGAGCGCACGCTCAGTTCCCTGACGCCCGCATTCATACGCCGCTTATCCTCAAGGTAGATGCAGAACAGAAGGCTACTTATAGTGAGGAACGCTTCGGCCCCATCAGCTTTGTTATCGCGACTGAGAATACCGCGCATAGCATTAAGCTGGCGCGTGAGGTGATTCGAGAAAAAGGCGCGATAACCCTCGGTGCCTATACCACCGATGAGACAGTGGCCAACCAGCTCGAAGAGCTGGCGATGGAAGTGGCAACCCCGCTCTCGTTGAACCTGGATGGGGGGATATTCGTCAATCAGTCGGCTGCTTTCAGTGACTTTCACGCCACCGGCGGTAATCCGGCGGCTAATGCCTCGCTATGTAATCAAGCCTTTGTCGCCAACCGCTTTGTGGTGGTGCAAAGCCGTCGCCACGGCCAACAGAACTAA
- the paaB gene encoding 1,2-phenylacetyl-CoA epoxidase subunit B, which produces MADWPLFEVFIRSKHGLNHKHVGSVHAADRSMAIENARELYTRRNEGVSIWVVPASEITASSPDEKEPLFDPSNDKVYRHASFYKLPKEVGHM; this is translated from the coding sequence ATGGCTGACTGGCCCCTCTTCGAAGTTTTTATACGCAGCAAGCACGGCCTTAACCACAAGCACGTCGGCAGCGTACACGCCGCTGATCGCAGCATGGCAATCGAAAATGCCCGTGAGCTTTACACCCGTCGTAATGAAGGGGTGAGCATCTGGGTGGTTCCGGCCAGCGAAATCACCGCGTCTTCTCCCGATGAGAAAGAACCGCTGTTTGACCCGTCTAACGACAAGGTCTATCGCCACGCATCCTTCTACAAACTGCCGAAAGAAGTCGGCCACATGTAA
- the paaI gene encoding hydroxyphenylacetyl-CoA thioesterase PaaI gives MSDSQLTPQQLAEACADAMFSRDHASQGLGMRITHVAPGFAELTMTVRQDMVQGHGNCHGGFLFTLADSAFAFACNSYDEATVAAGCSIDYLGPGQLGDEITATAEERSRRGRTGIYDITLRNQHGDTVALFRGRSYKIRGSVRRLEDTDAENTAAGDNL, from the coding sequence ATGAGTGATTCCCAACTGACCCCGCAACAGCTGGCGGAAGCCTGTGCCGACGCAATGTTTTCCCGTGACCATGCCAGCCAAGGGCTGGGCATGCGGATTACCCACGTGGCCCCCGGCTTCGCCGAACTGACCATGACCGTGCGTCAAGACATGGTGCAGGGGCACGGTAACTGCCATGGCGGATTTCTATTTACCCTGGCCGATTCCGCCTTTGCGTTTGCCTGCAACAGCTACGATGAAGCCACCGTCGCCGCTGGCTGCAGTATCGACTACCTCGGCCCTGGCCAGCTAGGCGACGAGATTACCGCCACCGCCGAAGAGCGCAGCCGCCGTGGGCGCACCGGCATTTACGACATTACGTTGCGCAATCAGCACGGCGATACCGTTGCCCTGTTCCGCGGGCGTTCCTACAAAATTCGCGGCAGCGTACGCCGCCTGGAAGATACTGACGCAGAAAATACCGCTGCTGGAGATAACCTATGA
- the paaX gene encoding phenylacetic acid degradation operon negative regulatory protein PaaX: MSSATDCVATLIDDFQKRRPIRAGSLIITVYGDSIVPRGGTVWLGSLSKLVEPIGINERLVRTSVYRLTHETWLRGEKVGRRSYYRLSGPGRRRFEQAFKRVYHGAQPPWSGQWTLALLTQLPADRRQQIRDELEWLGFGSFAQGVLAHPTLSCAETMVALQELDAADDTIVMQTQAMEPMTSKPLRLQVRDSWNLDELAELYQRFLVKFRPLWNALNAENHLGQEECFIARTLLIHEYRKVQLRDPLLPDELLPTAWEGRYAHQLCRNLYRLLYERAERWLDRHLETAEGPLPAPGPSFYQRFGGLE, from the coding sequence ATGTCGTCAGCTACAGACTGCGTCGCTACGCTTATTGATGACTTCCAGAAGCGTCGGCCTATTCGCGCCGGCTCGCTAATTATTACCGTCTATGGCGACTCTATCGTTCCACGGGGTGGTACTGTATGGCTCGGCAGTCTCTCGAAACTAGTGGAGCCCATCGGTATCAACGAGCGGCTGGTGCGCACATCGGTTTATCGGCTGACCCATGAAACCTGGCTACGTGGCGAGAAGGTCGGTCGTCGCAGCTACTACCGCCTGAGCGGCCCCGGGCGACGCCGCTTTGAACAAGCCTTTAAGCGCGTCTATCACGGTGCCCAGCCCCCCTGGTCGGGCCAGTGGACACTGGCGCTTCTGACACAGCTACCTGCAGATCGACGCCAGCAGATTCGTGATGAACTTGAATGGCTCGGTTTTGGTAGTTTTGCTCAGGGCGTGCTGGCACATCCCACGCTGTCATGCGCGGAAACCATGGTGGCCTTGCAGGAGCTTGATGCGGCAGACGACACGATCGTGATGCAGACACAGGCCATGGAGCCCATGACCAGTAAGCCGCTGCGCCTGCAGGTCAGAGATAGCTGGAACCTCGACGAACTCGCCGAGCTGTATCAGCGTTTTCTGGTTAAGTTTCGCCCACTATGGAATGCACTCAACGCAGAGAACCATTTAGGACAGGAAGAGTGTTTCATTGCCCGTACCTTACTGATTCATGAGTATCGTAAGGTTCAACTACGCGACCCTCTTCTGCCTGATGAACTACTCCCCACCGCGTGGGAAGGTCGCTACGCCCATCAGCTCTGCCGCAACCTCTATCGGTTGCTCTACGAACGCGCAGAACGCTGGCTAGACCGGCACCTAGAAACCGCCGAGGGCCCATTACCAGCCCCTGGCCCCAGCTTCTACCAACGCTTCGGCGGGTTGGAATGA
- the paaY gene encoding phenylacetic acid degradation protein PaaY gives MPFYRLEGVTPVVHPTAYVHPTAVLIGDVIVGPNCYVGPGAVMRGDFGRLVLEEGANLQDTCVMHGFPGCVTKVEKDGHIGHGAVLHGCVIGRDAMVGMNAVVMDGAHIAERSIVAAAAFVKAGFECEPQSLVMGAPAKVKRALSDEEFAWKQQGTQEYQRLVTRCRDSLEPCEPLTELDADRPTLLAGDTQPKQQSCRA, from the coding sequence ATGCCTTTCTATCGACTTGAAGGGGTGACGCCAGTCGTGCACCCGACAGCTTATGTCCACCCGACCGCAGTGCTCATCGGGGATGTGATTGTTGGCCCCAATTGTTACGTTGGCCCCGGCGCGGTGATGCGCGGTGACTTCGGCCGTTTGGTGCTGGAAGAGGGGGCGAACCTGCAGGATACCTGCGTCATGCACGGCTTTCCTGGCTGCGTCACTAAGGTTGAGAAAGATGGCCATATTGGCCACGGCGCAGTTTTGCATGGCTGCGTGATTGGGCGTGATGCCATGGTCGGCATGAACGCTGTAGTGATGGACGGTGCCCACATAGCGGAGCGCTCTATTGTCGCGGCGGCCGCGTTTGTTAAGGCGGGCTTTGAGTGTGAGCCGCAGTCGTTAGTGATGGGAGCGCCAGCAAAGGTGAAGCGCGCGCTGAGCGACGAAGAGTTTGCTTGGAAGCAGCAGGGCACTCAAGAGTACCAGCGCTTAGTGACCCGCTGCCGAGACAGCTTGGAGCCGTGTGAACCGCTGACAGAGCTTGATGCTGACCGGCCAACCTTGCTGGCTGGTGATACACAGCCCAAGCAGCAGAGTTGTAGAGCTTAG
- the pcaF gene encoding 3-oxoadipyl-CoA thiolase, producing MKDALIIDAIRTPIGRYGGALSSMRADDLGAIPMRTLMERNPSVDWSLIDDIFYGCANQAGEDNRNVARMSALLAGLPVEVPGTTINRLCGSGMDAIGNAARTIKTGEAGLMIAGGVESMSRAPFVMGKAEQAFSRQADIFDTTIGWRFINRAMKAQFGVDSMPETAENVAEQFGISRQDQDAFALRSQQRTAAAIEAGRLAEEIVPVAIPRRKQDPLIVDTDEHPRATTTAEQLAKLPTPFRDGGSVTAGNASGVNDGACALLMASAEQAERFSLTPRARVVGMATAGVEPRIMGFGPSPATRKVLAQTGLTLDQMDVIELNEAFAAQALAVMRDLGLSDDAEHVNPNGGAIALGHPLGMSGARLVTTALHELERRQGRFALCTMCIGVGQGIALIIERL from the coding sequence ATGAAAGACGCGCTGATCATTGATGCCATTCGCACCCCGATAGGCCGCTACGGCGGCGCACTTTCCAGCATGCGTGCCGATGACCTGGGCGCCATTCCGATGCGCACCCTGATGGAACGCAACCCAAGCGTCGACTGGTCATTGATTGACGATATCTTTTATGGCTGCGCCAACCAGGCGGGTGAAGATAACCGCAACGTGGCGCGCATGTCCGCGCTGCTGGCAGGGCTGCCGGTCGAGGTGCCCGGCACCACCATTAACCGGCTGTGCGGCTCAGGCATGGATGCGATAGGCAATGCCGCCCGCACCATTAAAACCGGCGAAGCGGGATTGATGATCGCTGGTGGGGTAGAGTCGATGTCGCGGGCGCCCTTTGTGATGGGCAAGGCCGAGCAAGCCTTCTCACGCCAAGCTGATATTTTCGACACCACCATCGGCTGGCGTTTTATCAATCGCGCCATGAAAGCCCAATTCGGCGTGGACTCCATGCCCGAAACCGCTGAAAACGTGGCGGAGCAGTTTGGCATTTCCCGGCAAGACCAGGACGCCTTCGCCCTGCGCAGCCAGCAACGCACTGCCGCCGCCATAGAGGCTGGCCGCCTTGCTGAAGAGATCGTTCCCGTCGCAATACCCCGCCGCAAACAAGACCCGCTGATCGTGGATACCGATGAGCACCCGCGCGCCACTACGACCGCCGAGCAGCTTGCCAAGCTTCCCACTCCCTTCCGCGACGGCGGTAGTGTGACAGCGGGAAATGCCTCAGGGGTTAACGATGGCGCCTGTGCGCTGCTGATGGCATCTGCCGAGCAGGCTGAACGTTTCAGCCTCACGCCTCGCGCTCGAGTGGTAGGTATGGCCACTGCTGGCGTGGAGCCACGCATTATGGGGTTCGGGCCCTCTCCCGCTACCCGTAAGGTACTCGCCCAGACCGGGCTTACCCTCGACCAAATGGACGTTATCGAACTTAATGAAGCCTTTGCTGCTCAAGCCTTGGCGGTCATGCGTGACTTGGGACTGAGCGACGATGCCGAACACGTCAACCCCAACGGAGGAGCCATTGCACTCGGCCACCCGCTGGGCATGAGCGGCGCTCGATTGGTGACCACCGCCCTGCATGAACTCGAACGTCGGCAAGGGCGCTTTGCGCTATGCACCATGTGTATTGGTGTCGGACAGGGCATTGCTCTGATCATTGAGCGCTTATAA
- the paaF gene encoding phenylacetate--CoA ligase: protein MNQPATRIDTATLDPLETASVDELRATQVKRLKWSLQHAYDNVPFYRQSFDKAGVHPDDIQSLDDLAKLPFTTKADLRDNYPFGMLATPMSEIIRIHASSGTTGQPTVVGYTQKDIDVWSDVVARSIRAAGGSRNDKVHVAYGYGLFTGGLGAHYGAERLGCAVIPMSGGQTEKQVQLIRDFQPDIIMVTPSYMLNIADEMERQGLDPRTLPLRTGIFGAEPWTDSMRTALEQRLGIDALDIYGLSEVMGPGVGMECLETKDGPTIWEDHFYPEIIDPVSGDVLPDGEYGELVFTTLTKEGLPVIRYRTRDLTRLLPGTARPMRRIDKITGRSDDMLIIRGVNVFPTQIEEQLLKIASLSPHYEIEVSRQGNMDMVLVRVEATHHDIARDPVACEQAAKQLQHAIKTYIGISTQVEVCQVETVMRSLGKARRVKDLR, encoded by the coding sequence ATGAATCAGCCCGCTACGCGTATCGACACTGCTACTCTCGACCCTTTGGAAACCGCCAGCGTCGACGAGCTGCGCGCCACTCAGGTCAAGCGCCTGAAGTGGAGTTTGCAGCACGCTTACGACAATGTGCCGTTCTACCGCCAGTCTTTCGACAAGGCCGGCGTACATCCTGACGATATTCAGTCGCTTGACGATCTCGCCAAACTGCCGTTCACCACCAAGGCCGATTTGCGCGACAACTATCCGTTTGGCATGTTGGCCACGCCGATGAGTGAGATCATTCGCATTCACGCTTCCAGCGGCACCACCGGGCAACCCACGGTGGTGGGCTACACCCAGAAGGATATTGATGTGTGGTCCGATGTGGTGGCGCGTTCGATCCGCGCTGCTGGTGGCAGCCGTAATGACAAGGTACATGTGGCCTATGGCTACGGGCTGTTTACCGGCGGGCTGGGTGCCCATTACGGTGCCGAGCGGCTGGGCTGCGCGGTCATCCCCATGTCGGGGGGCCAAACTGAGAAACAGGTTCAGTTAATTCGTGATTTCCAGCCGGACATCATCATGGTCACGCCGTCTTATATGCTCAACATCGCTGACGAGATGGAGCGCCAAGGCCTCGATCCACGCACGCTACCCTTGCGCACCGGCATTTTCGGTGCCGAACCCTGGACCGATAGCATGCGCACGGCCTTGGAGCAGCGCTTGGGCATCGACGCCCTCGATATTTACGGCCTCTCTGAAGTAATGGGCCCGGGCGTGGGCATGGAGTGCCTGGAGACCAAAGATGGCCCGACCATCTGGGAAGATCATTTCTACCCCGAGATCATCGATCCGGTCAGTGGTGATGTGCTGCCAGACGGCGAATACGGCGAGCTGGTGTTCACCACCTTGACCAAAGAAGGCCTGCCGGTGATTCGTTACCGCACCCGCGACCTGACTCGTCTGCTGCCGGGCACCGCGCGCCCCATGCGCCGTATCGACAAAATCACTGGCCGTAGCGACGACATGCTGATCATTCGCGGTGTAAACGTGTTCCCCACCCAGATCGAAGAGCAACTGCTCAAGATTGCGTCGCTTTCACCCCACTATGAGATCGAAGTTAGTCGCCAAGGCAATATGGATATGGTGCTTGTGCGGGTAGAGGCAACTCATCATGACATCGCCCGCGATCCAGTAGCTTGTGAACAAGCAGCGAAACAGCTTCAGCATGCTATCAAGACGTACATCGGCATTAGCACCCAGGTTGAAGTGTGCCAGGTAGAGACCGTGATGCGTTCGCTGGGCAAGGCCAGACGCGTCAAGGATCTTCGCTAG
- the paaG gene encoding 2-(1,2-epoxy-1,2-dihydrophenyl)acetyl-CoA isomerase PaaG — MSQAPLLYSVEDGVARITLNRPDSLNSFNTDMHAEMRKALKAVRQDASVRALLLTGNGRGFCAGQDLSDRSVAPGEQAPDLGESLEKRYNPMLRALKDMPFPTICAVNGVAAGAGANIALACDIVLAARSASFIQAFCKIGLIPDSGGTWTLPNLVGMARAKGLAMLGDKLPAETAEQWGMIWRCVEDEALQEEAMNMARHLATQPTRGLALIKRALHASSDNSFNEQLDLERDLQRLAGRTEDYREGVSAFIEKRRPTFKGE, encoded by the coding sequence ATGAGCCAAGCGCCCCTGCTTTACAGCGTGGAAGACGGCGTCGCCCGTATCACGCTGAACCGCCCCGACAGTCTGAACAGCTTCAATACTGACATGCATGCCGAAATGCGTAAGGCGTTAAAAGCCGTGCGTCAGGACGCCAGCGTTCGCGCTTTGTTACTGACCGGCAACGGCCGAGGCTTCTGCGCCGGTCAGGACCTTTCCGACCGCAGCGTCGCGCCCGGCGAGCAAGCGCCTGACCTCGGTGAGTCGCTTGAGAAGCGCTACAACCCTATGCTGCGCGCCCTTAAAGATATGCCGTTCCCGACTATTTGTGCGGTAAACGGCGTGGCCGCCGGAGCCGGTGCTAACATCGCCCTGGCTTGCGATATCGTATTGGCCGCGCGTTCAGCAAGCTTTATTCAGGCCTTCTGTAAGATCGGCTTGATTCCAGACTCCGGCGGTACTTGGACACTGCCTAACTTGGTCGGCATGGCGCGCGCCAAGGGGCTGGCAATGCTGGGTGACAAACTCCCCGCCGAGACCGCCGAGCAGTGGGGCATGATCTGGCGCTGCGTCGAGGATGAGGCGCTACAGGAAGAAGCCATGAACATGGCTCGCCATTTGGCCACTCAACCGACGCGCGGCTTGGCACTGATCAAGCGCGCCCTGCACGCCAGCAGCGATAACAGCTTCAACGAACAGCTCGACCTGGAACGTGATCTGCAGCGCCTAGCCGGACGCACGGAAGATTACCGCGAAGGCGTCAGCGCCTTTATCGAGAAACGTCGTCCGACCTTCAAGGGAGAGTGA
- the paaC gene encoding 3-hydroxyacyl-CoA dehydrogenase PaaC, producing the protein MSALPTSAVIGVIGAGAMGAGIAQVAAQAGHPVILHDKQPGAAKAGIDNIRRQLEKRVAKGKMSQGDVGNIIARLQPADAIDALADSRLVIEAIVENLEIKRQVFAQLEALCSADTLLASNTSSLSITSIAANLEHPERMAGMHFFNPAPIMKLVEVVSGLATTSEVAETLYATAVAWGKVAVHASSTPGFIVNRVARPFYAEGLRLLQEGASDAATIDALLRQAGGFRMGPFELMDLIGHDVNYAVTRSVFDAYYGDTRFEPSLVQQALVEAGRLGRKSGQGFFDYAGENAAKPQPKFAAPANAELPALVVQGDPGVIAPLLERAQEAGLDVIRRESLQPDGAPRLYLGDLALALSDGRCAAERAVNEGLDALILFDLCLDYRNASAIALAANHTTSSEARQLATAFFQRLGIDVAWLTDTPGLVVLRSVTMLANEAADAVLQGVCSAQDGDLAMQAGVNYPRGPLAWADSLGLPFVHRTLTHLQQSYGEQRYRSSFLLRRNALSEESFHE; encoded by the coding sequence ATGTCAGCCCTCCCCACGTCCGCCGTTATTGGCGTGATCGGCGCAGGCGCCATGGGTGCCGGTATCGCTCAGGTTGCCGCCCAGGCTGGCCACCCGGTCATTCTGCATGACAAACAACCCGGCGCTGCCAAAGCGGGCATTGATAACATTCGTCGTCAGTTGGAAAAGCGTGTTGCCAAGGGCAAGATGAGCCAAGGGGATGTGGGTAACATTATTGCTCGCCTGCAGCCCGCCGATGCTATCGATGCCTTAGCCGACAGCCGTTTGGTTATCGAAGCTATCGTCGAAAATCTTGAGATCAAGCGTCAGGTATTCGCCCAATTGGAAGCGCTATGCTCAGCGGATACCCTGCTCGCTAGCAATACCTCGTCGTTATCGATTACCTCCATTGCCGCGAACCTTGAACACCCAGAGCGCATGGCGGGAATGCACTTCTTCAATCCCGCCCCCATCATGAAGCTGGTGGAAGTGGTGTCGGGCTTGGCGACCACCAGCGAGGTTGCTGAAACCCTGTACGCCACTGCCGTTGCCTGGGGCAAGGTCGCGGTGCACGCCAGCTCCACCCCAGGGTTTATCGTTAACCGCGTGGCACGGCCGTTCTATGCCGAAGGGCTGCGCCTGCTGCAGGAAGGTGCCAGCGATGCCGCTACCATCGATGCGCTGCTGCGCCAGGCGGGCGGGTTTCGCATGGGGCCTTTCGAGCTGATGGACCTAATCGGTCATGACGTTAACTACGCCGTGACCCGCTCGGTGTTCGATGCCTACTACGGCGATACCCGTTTCGAGCCTTCCTTAGTACAGCAAGCGCTGGTGGAAGCCGGACGCCTGGGGCGTAAGTCCGGCCAAGGCTTTTTTGACTATGCGGGTGAAAACGCTGCGAAGCCACAACCTAAGTTTGCGGCACCAGCAAACGCGGAACTACCCGCACTTGTCGTACAGGGCGACCCTGGCGTGATCGCTCCACTGCTGGAGCGCGCCCAGGAAGCTGGGCTCGACGTAATTCGTCGCGAATCGCTCCAGCCAGACGGCGCGCCTCGCTTATATCTGGGCGATCTGGCGCTGGCCCTTAGCGATGGGCGGTGCGCCGCCGAGCGCGCGGTCAATGAAGGGCTCGACGCCCTGATACTGTTCGACCTCTGCCTGGACTACCGCAACGCCAGCGCCATCGCACTTGCTGCCAACCACACCACATCCTCCGAAGCTCGCCAACTGGCAACGGCGTTCTTCCAACGCTTGGGGATAGACGTGGCTTGGCTAACCGACACCCCTGGGCTGGTGGTACTGCGCAGCGTGACCATGCTCGCCAATGAAGCTGCCGACGCCGTACTGCAGGGTGTCTGCAGCGCCCAGGATGGCGACTTGGCCATGCAGGCTGGCGTCAACTACCCCCGCGGCCCCTTGGCCTGGGCTGATTCTCTGGGTCTGCCCTTCGTTCACCGCACCCTTACGCATCTACAGCAGAGCTATGGCGAACAGCGCTATCGCAGCTCGTTTCTGCTGCGGCGCAACGCCTTGAGCGAGGAAAGCTTTCATGAGTGA
- a CDS encoding 2,3-dehydroadipyl-CoA hydratase — protein MPTTLKITPPLEGVLCITLNRPEALNALNTQLLGELANTLSDADSNNNVRAVVITGNAKAFAAGADINEMAERDLVGMLEDPRQHHWATITRFRKPIIAAVNGYALGGGCELAMHADIIIAGENALFGQPEINLGIMPGAGGTQLLLRAVGKSLATQMVLTGEPISARRALEAGLISEITQPELTLERAMAIATRIASKAPLAVRLARESLHKAMDTDLATGLRFERHAFTLLAGTADREEGIRAFQEKRPATFQGH, from the coding sequence ATGCCCACTACGCTCAAAATAACCCCACCCCTGGAAGGCGTTCTATGCATCACGCTGAATCGCCCTGAAGCACTGAATGCGCTTAATACGCAACTGCTCGGCGAGCTCGCCAACACCTTGAGCGACGCGGATAGTAACAACAACGTGCGCGCCGTGGTGATTACCGGCAATGCAAAAGCATTTGCCGCCGGTGCGGATATTAACGAAATGGCTGAACGTGACTTGGTGGGCATGCTGGAAGATCCTCGCCAGCACCACTGGGCCACCATTACGCGTTTTCGCAAACCGATTATTGCCGCGGTCAACGGCTATGCCTTGGGCGGCGGCTGCGAACTAGCCATGCATGCCGACATCATCATTGCCGGCGAAAACGCCCTGTTCGGCCAGCCAGAAATCAACCTGGGCATCATGCCCGGCGCTGGTGGCACACAGCTCCTGCTTAGGGCGGTGGGCAAATCACTGGCGACCCAGATGGTGCTGACTGGCGAGCCCATTTCCGCTCGCCGCGCCCTCGAAGCTGGCCTGATTAGCGAAATTACCCAGCCCGAATTAACCCTAGAGCGCGCCATGGCCATTGCAACACGCATTGCTTCCAAGGCTCCGCTGGCAGTGCGCTTGGCGCGGGAATCGTTACACAAGGCGATGGATACTGACCTAGCCACCGGCCTGCGCTTTGAACGCCATGCGTTCACCTTGCTGGCGGGCACCGCTGACCGCGAAGAGGGCATTCGCGCCTTCCAAGAAAAACGACCTGCCACTTTTCAAGGGCACTGA